A stretch of DNA from bacterium:
TCCATGGTTTTAAAAAACTTTGATTAGCCATTTGTTTTAGTGTTGCCAAAGAAGCGATCGGATCGCATGAGAGCATAGCTCCTAAACTATATGCATCTTCCGCTTCAACCCATTTCTTTTCAACAACATATACAGAAGCGATTGACCAACAGATAGTCTGCATTTCTTCACGGAAGCTTACCCAGTCAACATGAGTCGGTCGAATCTGCTGAAATCTATAAAACATATCGAGTGTTCGGGTATATTTTTTCTGCAAATAGTATAATTTTCCTAAATAAAAATAAGCTTCTCGATCCTCTGGATTTATCTGAATAGCTTTTTCAAAGCTATAAATCGCAGGCAATATTTGTCCATTCTTAAATAACTCTTTTCCTCGAATAACCGCTACTTTGGGATCGGATAAAGCTATTTGTCGCATATATATTGAGCCCCAAAAAACTATTATGAGAAATCCAATAAGCAAAAATAGCCAAATGATCAAAATTCCATTAAGGTTTAGTTTCTTCATATTGTTATTATTCGAAATAATCATTCAGGTCGAAAATCTTCATTTCGAGTTAAAATAACCGCATCAAATGTATGCCATACTCTCATATCTTTTGCAGAAACAGCTAAAATATTCTCGCCTTTATTCAATAATAAACTTCCACCAGTGAACCACCCAATCTCTTCAGGAACCCAGTCAGGTTTAATAACAGTTTCTTCCCCATGATTGGTAGAAATAAAATATTCTCCGGCTTTGCGTATTCTTAGCCAAACATAATATTTTCCTGTAATCGGTATATTAATGACAAATTGATGTTTTTTGTGCGAATATTCATTACATAATTCATCTTTCGGATTCCATTTAACCGCTTCAGCAGGAAAATAACTCCCTGAACTATCTACCAACCATCCCGAACCACTCGTTGCGCGCAGAACAATTGAATCGTTACTATAGATTTCCTGAACAGGTTGCAGTGGTTTTAACCATATTTGGATATCAAGCTCATTCATTAATTTCTTTGCATGAATATACGTTTCTCTTTTCGTCAGCGAGATATCGTCTATCGATTCGACAAACCGTTGAATTTTGCTCGAGGCAAAAACAATACTGGTAACCAATGAATAATATCCTTGACTCGTGACTTGAATTTTTCTGCCCGGATTAGTCTCAAAAGAAAATTTCCCGGAATTATCACTGGTGATCGTATCATAGATTATACCGGTATTGAGCAAACCTGTTCCTGGAGAAACTAATTTAACCACTGCTGGAATCGGGTTCCCGTGGACGTCGGTTACAACCCCAGTGACTTTGACTGAAGTAATAATATCAACCGTTTTTTCTTGTTTTGGCAAAAAATAAATTGGATTTGCTATCGCTACTCCAGAAGAAGAATCCAGTTGTACTAAATACCAAGCTTTTTCAGTTTCGTTAATTAAATATTCATACTGAAATTCTTTTTTTCGTTCCGGTATATACACCGTATTAATAACCATCCCATTTCGAATAATTTTTAGTTTTTTCAATTCATCTCCATACCCGGCAGTATAACATAGAATACGCATAGAATGTTGTTGTGCATCAGGTTCCAGAATGGTACCGGGTAAAAAGGTATCAATTGAAAATAGAAGCAGTGGTCCTGTAGTAGCAAAATTTTTCCCCTGTTTCAAATTCTGCATAATCTGATTATAATCAAACTTCTCGCTATAGGTATAGGTTCTACCCCATCCAATGTCTCCTCCTGTTTCTGTATCTAATCCTGTATCGCTATTCATCACTCCCGCAACTCGATATCCAGCGTTCAAAATGGCAAACCAGGTCTGAAGGTCTCTTTCATTCTCGAGAATCTCAATTGCATCAACTGCACCGCATACTACTGCTAATGGTAATTCTCGCGCTAAATTGCTTAACACTGCATTTTTTCTATTATCTAACCACCAACGAGTAGGATGTGCAGCAATAAATACCGGATTATGCTTATTTGTTCGTTCCTCCTCACTTTGCTCAATCAAATGCCATCCTTCTTGTCCTATAAGATTTGGGAGATTTAACCGAAGATAATGGATTTTGGGAATTTTATCGTTATATCCTTTCATTTCGACGCCGGGTCGGCATATAAAATCTGTATCACTATTTTCATTACAGATAGTAAATATTTGGTCGTTGGTTAAATTTTTCACGGAATCATAGAGTTGAACAAATGTGACATAATCTAATCCAACCGCTCGAGCTAACATAGCACCATACTGTATATTAGTAGCAATCCTTGCATTTTCTCGTCTAGCAACATGAATATGCGAATCACCACAATACCATTTGATTTGCGGTAAATTAACCAGGCGTTTTAATCTAACCAGAACATTCCTTCTCTGTGGTGATAATCTAACGATAACCTGTTGCGGCTGATATTCAAAGCCACGGCTAACGAAAATTTTCACTGTTCCTAATGGAAGAATGAAGTCGCCCTGCCCGTCGATAAAAACCGCGTGATTTTGATAGGGACTTTTCGCGTAGGTTTTATTTTCACACTCAATGACTAATTTTGCGGGCATTAATTGGCCAGTTTCATGGTCAACAACTCGAATTCGTAACTCCGCAGTTTTTACTTGGGATAATTGATGAACTGATGTACATCCTATCGTAACTACCCATATAAATATCAACCCTACATAAAAGAATTGCTTATAGGAATATTTCTCCATAACTATTATTCCTAAATTAAACGCCGTACCCTCGAATGTAAAGTCAATTTGCTTTGATATAATGTGTTACATTAGCCATTCCACGTTTTTTCGGATTTCACTCCATTGAACAATCTTGGCTGCGCGAAACAAAAAAAAGACACTCGATACTTTACTATTTTTATTAAACCAAATCTCTTCAAAATTTGAGAATTCTGTAGTACCAAATGTCCTTTATAATGACGCAAATTTTGGATAGAATGCATACATTCTATTGGTTATTCTTTAAATATACTTTTAATTTATTTGGTGGAAAAAACAATTCAATATCATCTACATATAATTGAACATTTCTCCCTCGAGTATTAATACCAAGATATACAATATGCATATTATCAATATCCCAGCAATGAACATCATCAACTGATCTATAGGAAACAAATAAATCTGGATACACTCGAATATCACCACTAATATCCTTTTGTGATAATGCACGTTTTTTAGCAATTTGATAGAGGTCATTTATTTTTAATTCAATCCAATTGGAACTGATTGAATATGCTTGAGAACAAAACGCTTCGTTATGTTTTCCATTATAGGTAACCGTAGCATTTAATTCTACCTTACTTT
This window harbors:
- a CDS encoding CehA/McbA family metallohydrolase — its product is MEKYSYKQFFYVGLIFIWVVTIGCTSVHQLSQVKTAELRIRVVDHETGQLMPAKLVIECENKTYAKSPYQNHAVFIDGQGDFILPLGTVKIFVSRGFEYQPQQVIVRLSPQRRNVLVRLKRLVNLPQIKWYCGDSHIHVARRENARIATNIQYGAMLARAVGLDYVTFVQLYDSVKNLTNDQIFTICNENSDTDFICRPGVEMKGYNDKIPKIHYLRLNLPNLIGQEGWHLIEQSEEERTNKHNPVFIAAHPTRWWLDNRKNAVLSNLARELPLAVVCGAVDAIEILENERDLQTWFAILNAGYRVAGVMNSDTGLDTETGGDIGWGRTYTYSEKFDYNQIMQNLKQGKNFATTGPLLLFSIDTFLPGTILEPDAQQHSMRILCYTAGYGDELKKLKIIRNGMVINTVYIPERKKEFQYEYLINETEKAWYLVQLDSSSGVAIANPIYFLPKQEKTVDIITSVKVTGVVTDVHGNPIPAVVKLVSPGTGLLNTGIIYDTITSDNSGKFSFETNPGRKIQVTSQGYYSLVTSIVFASSKIQRFVESIDDISLTKRETYIHAKKLMNELDIQIWLKPLQPVQEIYSNDSIVLRATSGSGWLVDSSGSYFPAEAVKWNPKDELCNEYSHKKHQFVINIPITGKYYVWLRIRKAGEYFISTNHGEETVIKPDWVPEEIGWFTGGSLLLNKGENILAVSAKDMRVWHTFDAVILTRNEDFRPE